In a single window of the Eshraghiella crossota genome:
- a CDS encoding accessory gene regulator B family protein: MVRLFLDKIGKIITKNMILTDEDYEVYIYVFEYIFQNIIFWTCAITIGVVCRKVKEMLVFLLVFIPLRKTSGGVHAGTVDVCLLFSVLIYFINIYIPELWNISFTVGKILEITLATMIVILSPVDCANLKLDQERKKKKKIFTGILSIFYTSISTIFYFYTETKVTSNIVVCYTTILLLLLIGIEKNKKVLCESNFQRESKKI; this comes from the coding sequence TTGGTTAGGCTTTTTTTAGATAAAATAGGAAAAATCATAACAAAAAATATGATCTTAACTGATGAAGATTACGAAGTATATATTTATGTATTTGAATATATATTTCAAAATATCATATTTTGGACATGTGCAATTACAATTGGAGTCGTTTGCAGGAAGGTTAAAGAAATGTTAGTTTTTTTACTGGTATTTATACCTTTGAGAAAAACGTCAGGGGGAGTACATGCAGGTACCGTAGATGTCTGTCTGCTTTTTTCGGTTTTAATATATTTTATAAATATATATATTCCCGAATTATGGAATATAAGTTTTACGGTAGGTAAGATTCTGGAAATCACTTTGGCAACTATGATTGTAATTTTATCTCCTGTAGATTGTGCTAATTTAAAGCTTGACCAAGAGAGAAAAAAGAAGAAAAAGATATTTACAGGAATATTAAGTATATTTTACACTTCTATATCAACAATTTTCTACTTCTATACTGAGACAAAGGTTACATCAAATATAGTTGTATGTTATACAACTATTTTGCTGTTATTATTAATTGGTATAGAAAAAAATAAAAAAGTATTATGTGAAAGTAATTTTCAAAGAGAGAGTAAAAAAATATAG
- a CDS encoding FtsX-like permease family protein, giving the protein MYNTNIFKLMYKALRKKTKISILLVIITCVCMVFASLYWSFFEIKKYSDIKTGKELYGKYDFQMSDISKSDTEKIIAEDCVDESCVYTLEFDPVNKLYNYRVKSDFFGLMNVKLKEGRLPQNENEVLCEEKFLYKQGLEFKNDGTTQIKIDEKSYTVTGIVYINMPDVTMYTYIPSLFYYYNENIDYGRYSIACTSIHEKYVNDAEKLKQKYHVSDSDFIYNTNLFTYAEINETGKSTNVFSSLKYIILGLMIFLFIVIIFNIIFIIGKKIKSDLAIFRSLGIKAAVLRMNFTKIIMKLVITGVISGTLISGICSGIFVNSIAKGFHIWKLVYQIIILDTAVVFIVGLLAYNISKNIIKGNIYKSVANSSDISEKTVQKSRLYKKKMPFVRIAKINMSSYKKKNILSVLVIVLAFTAITLFRVFSVYLFGYEENVGYEYKINYEYSDVESIIYGSDEIQKMYDDMVAQPSLFDICPVYYSNVIVEVDKKDISEKYKEYYSKLSNENYLKFYVNKYGTYSDNFIFVGVDEEIYKKLYDGAFKNISDDECIVVENVTSPNNTGFSNGLRKGAKIQYDLVSATDMSKYYLTVADSIPDIKIQIPDSYYRCVILVNMNIFRKLEFYRYPQMIFFNNLSNDDEKIYEFFKGINDIDVVNIYEKNHDIQLRQLVMNIFAYTLFAILVVLLSLNTLISLYDKFDTNKNIFAMLKAIGIKNNKICLIQLYENTRTVILSLILGSVFSYAASYIVYLYTKKNLYSYIFKFTLKDVMPAVIIILIIYALAFIPSIISIKKINVTKNLQINR; this is encoded by the coding sequence ATGTATAATACCAATATATTTAAGTTAATGTATAAGGCACTCCGTAAGAAAACAAAAATCAGCATACTGCTTGTCATAATTACATGCGTATGTATGGTGTTTGCCAGTCTGTACTGGTCTTTTTTTGAAATAAAAAAATACAGTGATATAAAGACCGGAAAAGAATTATATGGCAAATATGACTTCCAGATGTCTGATATTTCCAAATCCGACACAGAAAAAATTATAGCAGAAGATTGTGTTGATGAATCCTGTGTATATACTTTGGAATTTGATCCTGTGAATAAGTTATATAATTACAGAGTTAAAAGTGATTTCTTTGGATTAATGAATGTAAAACTCAAGGAAGGGCGGCTGCCTCAGAATGAAAATGAGGTATTATGCGAAGAAAAGTTTTTGTATAAACAGGGGCTTGAGTTTAAAAATGACGGTACTACCCAAATAAAAATCGATGAAAAAAGTTATACTGTTACCGGCATTGTCTATATAAATATGCCGGATGTAACAATGTATACTTATATTCCGTCTTTATTTTATTACTATAATGAAAACATTGATTATGGCAGGTATAGTATTGCCTGTACATCAATACACGAAAAATATGTTAATGATGCAGAGAAACTGAAACAGAAATACCATGTAAGTGATTCGGATTTTATATATAATACCAATCTGTTTACTTATGCGGAGATTAACGAGACAGGAAAATCCACTAATGTTTTTTCATCTTTAAAATATATTATTCTGGGACTGATGATTTTTCTGTTTATTGTAATCATTTTTAATATAATTTTTATTATAGGTAAAAAGATAAAATCCGACCTGGCAATATTCCGTTCATTGGGAATTAAAGCAGCTGTATTACGGATGAATTTTACGAAAATCATTATGAAACTTGTGATAACGGGTGTGATTTCAGGAACATTAATATCCGGTATCTGTTCCGGCATTTTTGTTAACAGTATAGCAAAAGGATTTCATATATGGAAGTTGGTTTATCAGATAATTATATTGGATACAGCAGTTGTTTTTATCGTAGGTCTGCTGGCATATAATATCTCAAAGAACATCATCAAAGGAAACATATATAAATCTGTAGCCAATAGTTCCGATATCAGTGAAAAAACAGTACAGAAAAGCAGGCTTTATAAGAAAAAAATGCCATTCGTACGGATAGCAAAAATTAATATGTCATCATATAAAAAGAAAAATATACTGTCTGTCCTGGTTATTGTGCTGGCATTTACTGCAATTACATTATTCAGGGTATTCTCTGTTTATCTGTTTGGATATGAAGAAAATGTCGGTTATGAATATAAAATAAACTACGAATATTCAGATGTTGAATCCATAATATATGGTTCTGATGAAATACAGAAAATGTATGATGACATGGTTGCACAGCCTTCATTGTTTGATATATGTCCTGTATATTATTCAAATGTAATAGTTGAAGTCGATAAAAAAGATATTTCAGAAAAATATAAAGAGTATTATTCAAAACTGTCAAATGAAAATTATCTAAAATTCTATGTTAATAAATATGGTACATATTCGGATAATTTTATTTTTGTCGGAGTTGATGAAGAAATATATAAAAAGCTGTATGACGGAGCATTTAAGAATATTTCCGATGATGAGTGTATTGTCGTTGAAAATGTAACATCGCCAAACAATACGGGATTCTCCAACGGATTAAGAAAAGGTGCGAAGATACAATACGATCTTGTCAGTGCAACAGATATGTCAAAATATTATCTGACGGTGGCTGACAGTATTCCGGATATAAAAATACAGATTCCGGATTCCTATTACAGATGTGTGATTCTGGTTAATATGAATATATTCAGAAAATTGGAATTTTACAGATATCCGCAAATGATATTTTTTAATAATCTTAGTAATGATGATGAAAAGATATATGAATTCTTTAAAGGAATTAATGACATAGACGTTGTAAACATTTATGAAAAAAATCATGACATACAACTTAGACAATTAGTTATGAATATTTTCGCTTATACGCTTTTTGCTATCCTTGTTGTGCTTTTATCATTGAATACATTAATTTCGCTGTATGATAAATTTGACACCAATAAAAATATTTTTGCCATGCTTAAAGCCATCGGAATAAAAAATAATAAAATATGTCTGATTCAGTTATATGAAAACACAAGAACAGTTATTTTATCCCTGATACTGGGCAGCGTATTTTCGTATGCAGCCAGCTACATTGTATATTTATATACAAAGAAGAATTTATACAGTTATATTTTTAAATTCACATTAAAAGATGTAATGCCGGCAGTTATTATAATTTTAATAATATATGCACTTGCATTTATCCCTTCAATAATCAGCATTAAAAAGATTAATGTGACGAAGAACCTGCAGATTAACAGATAA
- a CDS encoding ABC transporter ATP-binding protein: MFLEIKGIRKSYGTEENRVEVLKGIDLEVEKGQICVLLGQSGSGKSTMLNIIGGIDNADSGYVSINGEKTEDMDEKKLTLYRRKHLGYVFQMYNLIPNLNVKENIEVGAYLSDNPLDIDNLLKTLGLYEHRHKLPNQLSGGQQQRVSIGRAIVKNPDILLCDEPTGALDYNTSKEILKLIEEINHKYNNTVLMVTHNDAIKNMADVVIKLKDGEIRKRYENTEKISAAELEW, encoded by the coding sequence ATGTTTTTAGAAATTAAAGGAATAAGAAAATCTTACGGTACGGAAGAAAATCGTGTTGAGGTTTTGAAAGGAATTGACTTAGAGGTTGAAAAAGGTCAGATTTGCGTACTCCTCGGACAGTCAGGTTCAGGAAAATCTACAATGCTTAACATAATCGGAGGCATTGATAATGCCGACAGCGGATATGTCTCAATTAACGGAGAAAAGACAGAGGATATGGATGAAAAGAAACTCACTCTTTACAGGAGAAAACATCTCGGATATGTATTCCAGATGTATAATTTAATCCCTAACCTCAATGTAAAGGAAAATATAGAGGTAGGTGCTTACCTTAGCGATAATCCGTTAGACATTGACAACCTTTTAAAAACACTTGGCTTATATGAACACAGACACAAATTACCTAACCAGTTATCCGGTGGACAGCAGCAGAGAGTTTCTATAGGAAGGGCAATAGTTAAAAATCCCGATATACTCCTTTGCGATGAACCCACGGGAGCACTTGATTACAATACATCCAAGGAAATCCTAAAACTTATAGAAGAAATCAATCATAAATACAACAATACGGTACTTATGGTAACACATAATGATGCCATTAAAAATATGGCTGATGTTGTAATTAAGTTAAAAGACGGAGAAATCAGAAAACGTTACGAAAATACAGAGAAAATCTCCGCAGCAGAGCTTGAATGGTAA
- a CDS encoding ABC transporter ATP-binding protein, which translates to MKDDLCILSGQEINKVYRSGNEEINIYNNFNFNLNKSEKVAILGPSGCGKSTLLNILSGIDKPDSGKVIYKGKNIFELTDNEMSDIRINNFGFIFQDFHLIPTLSVIDNILIPLVGAGKEYQFDDVINLCERLGLENRLYHLPHQLSGGGETKSIYCTCIGKPSGCYFFR; encoded by the coding sequence ATGAAGGACGATTTATGTATATTATCCGGACAGGAAATAAATAAAGTATATAGAAGCGGTAATGAAGAAATTAATATATATAATAATTTTAATTTTAATCTGAACAAATCCGAAAAAGTTGCAATACTGGGACCGTCAGGATGTGGAAAAAGTACACTTCTGAATATTTTAAGCGGTATAGATAAACCTGATTCCGGAAAGGTTATTTATAAAGGGAAAAATATTTTTGAACTCACTGACAATGAGATGAGTGATATAAGGATTAACAATTTTGGTTTTATATTTCAGGATTTTCACCTTATACCAACATTATCTGTAATTGATAACATTCTCATACCACTGGTGGGAGCAGGGAAAGAGTATCAGTTTGATGATGTTATTAATTTGTGTGAAAGGTTAGGACTTGAAAACCGTTTATACCATCTTCCTCATCAATTATCCGGGGGGGGAGAAACAAAGAGTATCTATTGCACGTGCATTGGTAAACCATCCGGATGTTATTTTTTCAGATGA
- a CDS encoding type II toxin-antitoxin system mRNA interferase toxin, RelE/StbE family, giving the protein MQYELILTGKFKKSLKLAKKRGLDLKLLDKVITMLQNDIPLEEKYRDHELKGKYQGFRECHIQPDWLLIYLKENDVLTLTLVDTGTHADLFNL; this is encoded by the coding sequence ATGCAATATGAATTAATACTAACCGGGAAATTTAAGAAAAGTCTTAAGTTGGCAAAGAAACGAGGCTTGGATTTGAAACTTTTAGATAAAGTTATTACTATGCTGCAGAATGATATTCCTCTCGAAGAGAAATATCGTGACCATGAGCTAAAAGGAAAATACCAGGGGTTCAGGGAGTGTCACATTCAGCCGGATTGGTTATTGATTTATCTGAAGGAGAATGATGTTCTAACATTGACTTTAGTTGATACCGGAACACATGCAGATTTGTTTAATTTGTAA
- a CDS encoding cyclic lactone autoinducer peptide, with product MNSKNKINTKKNMDKLINSLGSLIASAGCRFILYQPEIPKKLVKNNKEKN from the coding sequence ATGAATTCAAAAAATAAAATAAATACTAAGAAAAATATGGATAAACTAATTAATTCACTTGGTAGTCTGATTGCCAGCGCTGGATGCAGATTTATTCTTTATCAGCCTGAAATACCTAAAAAGTTAGTGAAAAATAATAAAGAAAAAAACTGA
- a CDS encoding GHKL domain-containing protein has translation MGGAYEIIGDILDAIVIIFLYDVLMGKNYKVKKCFVLLIYIIVMVSFNWIFDKFNNSFINIFAWQIVFFCLTFLYKSKLYEKVIASVGFNIIGIASEMIVVSIFSFIGDERLSGQYYYVKVMISKLIDFVFIVIISLIYKKKNCLKDKRFKYIFLISILVSIIEMVGISYLMIDMTGQYLPQIGVVSIAVVILNFILYIFVDNYSDMFEHKEREQMLEKSVKIQEDIFAQMSDSYMQLRRMLHDTNKHMKAIAGMIEEGNSVQALEYIDATLGEVNCTYKKVNTGNVVIDVMLSNLINQCDNFNIKCETEVVIDSNALNIDNRDMSIMLGNLTENAVNYVKKISDNSCLIDVAVIMDNSNFIIDIENTCFDTEAMLKRDCGIENIEKIVTKYSGSYSIKVDKEKYKATIILPLSTDISAIQY, from the coding sequence GTGGGTGGAGCATATGAAATTATTGGAGATATTCTGGATGCCATTGTAATCATTTTTTTATATGATGTATTAATGGGAAAAAATTACAAAGTAAAAAAATGCTTTGTACTTTTAATCTATATAATTGTGATGGTTTCTTTTAATTGGATTTTTGATAAGTTCAATAATTCATTCATAAATATTTTTGCCTGGCAGATTGTTTTCTTTTGTTTGACATTTCTATATAAATCAAAGTTGTACGAGAAAGTTATTGCATCCGTTGGTTTTAATATTATTGGTATAGCATCAGAAATGATAGTTGTCAGTATTTTTTCTTTTATAGGAGATGAACGACTATCAGGACAATACTACTATGTTAAAGTTATGATTTCAAAATTAATTGATTTTGTATTTATTGTTATAATTTCATTAATATACAAAAAGAAAAATTGTCTGAAAGACAAGAGGTTTAAATATATTTTTTTAATAAGTATATTGGTAAGCATAATTGAAATGGTTGGTATATCTTATCTGATGATAGATATGACAGGGCAATATTTGCCACAGATTGGAGTGGTTTCAATTGCTGTTGTTATATTAAATTTTATTTTATATATTTTTGTGGATAATTATTCTGATATGTTTGAGCACAAAGAAAGGGAACAAATGTTAGAAAAAAGTGTAAAAATACAGGAAGATATATTTGCACAAATGTCAGATAGTTATATGCAGTTACGGAGGATGCTTCATGATACAAATAAACATATGAAAGCAATAGCAGGTATGATTGAAGAAGGCAATAGCGTGCAGGCATTGGAATACATAGATGCTACGCTTGGTGAAGTTAATTGTACATACAAAAAAGTTAATACGGGTAATGTCGTAATTGATGTAATGTTAAGCAATTTGATAAATCAATGTGATAATTTTAATATAAAATGTGAAACTGAGGTAGTGATTGATAGTAATGCATTAAATATTGACAATAGGGATATGTCAATTATGCTTGGCAATCTTACGGAAAATGCAGTCAATTATGTAAAAAAAATATCAGATAATAGTTGTTTAATAGATGTAGCTGTTATTATGGATAATAGTAATTTTATAATTGATATTGAGAATACATGTTTTGATACAGAGGCAATGCTAAAACGTGATTGTGGAATCGAGAATATAGAAAAAATTGTTACCAAATATTCTGGTTCATACAGTATTAAAGTGGATAAAGAAAAATATAAAGCAACAATTATTTTACCACTCAGTACTGATATATCTGCCATTCAGTACTGA
- a CDS encoding ABC transporter permease codes for MKNPLNKRIFSEIKCDKGRYIAIFLFLILAIGFISGFIIADSSMIEEVNKSDEKYNIENGNFEIYGEVTPEIQKIADDEQISLYKNFYIEEAVLKKNQTESTSRLRIFKNREEVNTVCVMKGKLPEGKDEIAIDRMYADNNDLKVGDLITVGNYEYKITGLVALPDYLALFSDNTDSMFDSIKFGVAIVTPEGFGRNNDAVIHYDYSWKYSNEPEDEKQEKEWADNFSLKLSKTTTLAKYIPKYSNQAIMFTRDDMGGDKVLIEFLLYIVIAIIAFIFAVTISNTIASEAAVIGTLRASGYKRSEIVIHYMAGPLIVTGVAAVIGNVLGYTVFKKIMADMYYGSYSLPTYHTLWSPEAFIKTTVVPLIMMLIINFVILSYKLRLKPLRFIRNDLSSRKRKKAVKLPHYKFLTRFKIRVIFQNMSGYVMMFVGIIFANVLLMFGMMMTPLLNKYEDDVINNKLAEYQYVLKAMQPTETEGAEKYLVTSLITDNDSEEEITVYGISENSNYAKINIKDGALISEGYHEKYGIDNGDTITLVEKYTGTKHSFKVKGYYNYPAALSVFVPKKEFCAEFNIPDGAFNGYFSNKEITDIDEKYIATKITEEDLTKMSRQLERSMGSMFYMFYGFAIILFMIMIYILAKVVIEKNSNSISMVKILGYNNNEIRKLYMTSTTIMVAICLALSLPVSYLIIRKLYYFFMGDMKGWLTFYIKPDIYWQMFLIGMASYFVVELILSRKIRKIPMSDALKNVE; via the coding sequence ATGAAAAATCCACTTAACAAACGTATTTTTTCGGAAATCAAATGCGATAAAGGAAGATACATAGCAATTTTTCTTTTCCTTATACTTGCCATCGGCTTTATATCAGGTTTTATCATTGCTGACAGCAGTATGATAGAAGAAGTCAATAAGAGTGACGAAAAGTACAATATAGAAAACGGTAATTTTGAGATTTATGGTGAAGTAACTCCTGAAATCCAAAAAATAGCAGATGATGAGCAAATCAGCCTTTACAAGAATTTCTATATTGAAGAAGCTGTTTTAAAGAAAAACCAGACTGAAAGCACAAGCAGATTAAGGATATTCAAAAACCGTGAGGAAGTAAATACGGTATGTGTTATGAAGGGAAAACTTCCTGAAGGCAAAGATGAAATTGCAATAGACAGAATGTATGCCGATAACAATGACCTTAAAGTAGGGGACCTCATAACCGTAGGAAATTATGAATACAAAATAACAGGACTTGTAGCACTTCCTGATTACCTTGCTCTTTTCTCAGACAACACCGATTCAATGTTTGATTCAATTAAATTCGGTGTGGCAATAGTAACACCGGAAGGTTTTGGCAGAAATAACGATGCGGTTATACACTATGATTATTCATGGAAATACAGTAACGAGCCTGAGGATGAGAAACAGGAAAAAGAATGGGCAGATAATTTCTCACTTAAACTCAGTAAAACAACCACTCTTGCAAAGTACATTCCAAAGTATTCCAATCAGGCAATTATGTTCACAAGAGATGATATGGGTGGAGACAAGGTGCTTATAGAATTCCTTTTGTATATTGTAATTGCCATTATCGCATTTATCTTTGCGGTAACAATAAGCAATACAATAGCATCTGAAGCTGCTGTAATAGGAACGCTCAGGGCATCAGGTTACAAACGAAGCGAAATAGTAATCCATTACATGGCGGGACCGCTTATTGTTACAGGTGTTGCGGCGGTAATAGGTAATGTTCTTGGCTATACCGTATTTAAAAAAATTATGGCAGATATGTATTACGGAAGTTACAGCCTTCCTACATATCATACATTGTGGAGCCCCGAAGCATTTATAAAGACTACGGTTGTTCCTCTTATTATGATGCTTATAATTAATTTTGTAATTCTGAGTTACAAATTGAGACTTAAACCGTTAAGATTTATAAGAAATGACCTTTCTTCAAGAAAGAGAAAAAAAGCCGTTAAGCTACCACATTACAAATTCCTTACAAGATTTAAAATCAGGGTTATTTTCCAGAATATGTCAGGATATGTAATGATGTTTGTAGGAATTATTTTTGCAAATGTACTCCTTATGTTTGGAATGATGATGACACCGTTGTTAAACAAATACGAGGATGACGTAATAAACAATAAACTTGCCGAATATCAGTATGTTCTTAAAGCAATGCAGCCAACAGAAACAGAAGGTGCGGAAAAATACCTTGTAACATCCTTGATTACTGATAATGACAGCGAAGAAGAAATAACTGTATACGGAATCAGCGAAAACAGTAATTATGCCAAAATTAATATAAAAGACGGGGCGCTTATTTCCGAGGGCTATCACGAGAAATACGGAATAGATAATGGAGATACAATTACCCTTGTTGAAAAGTATACGGGTACAAAACACAGTTTTAAGGTAAAAGGATATTACAACTACCCGGCAGCATTATCCGTATTCGTACCTAAAAAAGAATTCTGCGCGGAATTTAATATACCGGATGGTGCATTTAACGGATATTTCTCCAACAAAGAGATAACCGATATCGACGAAAAATACATTGCAACAAAAATAACGGAAGAAGACCTGACAAAGATGAGCCGGCAGCTTGAAAGATCAATGGGTTCAATGTTCTATATGTTTTATGGATTTGCAATAATTTTATTTATGATTATGATTTACATTCTCGCCAAGGTGGTTATCGAGAAAAACAGTAATTCCATCTCAATGGTTAAAATACTGGGTTACAATAATAATGAGATAAGAAAACTTTACATGACGTCAACCACTATAATGGTTGCAATTTGTCTGGCATTATCATTACCTGTATCATACCTGATTATCAGGAAGCTATATTACTTCTTTATGGGCGATATGAAAGGATGGCTCACTTTCTACATCAAACCTGACATATACTGGCAGATGTTCCTCATCGGAATGGCAAGTTATTTTGTGGTAGAGCTTATATTAAGCAGAAAAATCAGAAAGATACCTATGAGTGACGCACTTAAGAATGTGGAATAA
- a CDS encoding type II toxin-antitoxin system RelB/DinJ family antitoxin: MATVPTQVRIDENLKKQASELFSQLGMDMSSAMNIFLKQCVLRGGLPFSVELPQYKPEVLEAMEEAKRISKDPNTKRYASFSEALEEID, encoded by the coding sequence ATGGCTACGGTACCTACACAAGTAAGAATAGATGAAAATTTAAAGAAACAGGCAAGTGAACTTTTCTCACAGTTAGGAATGGATATGTCCAGTGCAATGAATATATTCTTAAAGCAGTGCGTATTAAGAGGAGGACTTCCTTTTAGTGTTGAACTGCCACAGTATAAGCCGGAAGTATTAGAGGCAATGGAAGAAGCAAAGAGAATCAGCAAAGATCCTAATACAAAGAGATACGCTAGCTTTTCAGAGGCTTTGGAGGAGATTGATTAA
- a CDS encoding PilZ domain-containing protein — MVDKRRHKRVKVKLNLVVSNIFDQNADMIKIDSPIEVKDVSRSGIGFITKSILPMNYYFNAALTFDDEDSILYSVVKIIRCEALEDDEYSYGCEFVGMAPVLGYIFDKLEAK; from the coding sequence ATGGTTGATAAAAGACGCCACAAAAGAGTTAAGGTCAAGCTTAACCTTGTTGTATCCAACATTTTTGACCAGAATGCGGATATGATTAAAATTGACTCGCCTATTGAAGTCAAGGATGTTTCAAGATCGGGTATCGGTTTTATTACAAAAAGCATTCTTCCAATGAATTATTATTTTAATGCCGCACTTACTTTTGACGATGAGGACTCCATCCTTTACAGCGTTGTTAAAATTATCCGTTGTGAAGCGTTAGAGGATGATGAATACTCTTACGGCTGTGAGTTTGTGGGCATGGCTCCCGTTCTCGGATATATCTTTGATAAACTTGAAGCGAAATAA
- a CDS encoding type IV toxin-antitoxin system AbiEi family antitoxin domain-containing protein yields MNLQERAKEVVVDNNGIAKSADFVAAGIRAVDVVNLCNAGFLNRVRHGYYQLAEQSVSSEEQLLATLIPKGIVCVESALFHYGYSDFAPRKWSIAVPRSMSRTKLKVDSLAIQPYYMQPELYELGKITDNFNGVELPVYDRERTICDCFKYRSRLDNEIFNKAINAYVKDNKKNLNNLSAYSQKLRVYKKVTELMEVLLNG; encoded by the coding sequence GTGAATCTTCAAGAGCGAGCAAAAGAAGTGGTTGTAGACAATAATGGCATTGCAAAATCTGCCGACTTTGTTGCTGCCGGAATCAGAGCTGTTGATGTCGTAAACCTGTGTAACGCAGGCTTTCTTAACCGTGTACGACACGGATACTATCAGCTTGCCGAACAAAGTGTTTCTTCAGAAGAACAATTGCTTGCAACACTCATCCCAAAAGGAATAGTTTGTGTTGAATCTGCATTGTTTCACTATGGTTACAGCGACTTTGCACCACGAAAATGGTCAATAGCTGTACCTCGTTCAATGTCAAGAACAAAGCTAAAAGTTGATTCGCTTGCTATTCAACCTTATTATATGCAGCCTGAGTTGTATGAACTTGGGAAAATTACCGATAACTTCAACGGGGTTGAGCTGCCTGTATATGACCGTGAGCGAACAATATGTGATTGTTTCAAATATCGTTCAAGATTAGATAACGAAATTTTCAACAAGGCTATTAACGCTTATGTAAAAGACAACAAAAAGAATCTGAATAATCTTTCTGCTTATTCCCAAAAATTGCGTGTGTATAAAAAAGTTACCGAACTGATGGAGGTGTTGCTGAATGGCTGA
- a CDS encoding LytR/AlgR family response regulator transcription factor → MKIAVCDDEKFERDRIKDLICIYSVEKNIEIDVDFFATGEDLFASYEKGKYTMIFLDIEIGKNDGIEVADRIRRIPDHDVTIMFVTNYPEYMQQSFDVRAAQFFSKPLKYEIFKEKMNKILDYMSCEEDKRVIVNQNNKKIIISISDICTIESVKSIRSNSDILITTMSGELYVKGKLKEFNSKYKNMLLFAHRSILVNIMNIYKWMGNRIEMRNGRNVNISRSNMPILKEAFAENVLRRIGR, encoded by the coding sequence TTGAAAATTGCAGTTTGTGATGATGAAAAATTTGAAAGAGACCGAATTAAGGATTTGATATGTATATATTCCGTTGAAAAAAATATTGAAATAGATGTTGATTTTTTTGCGACTGGTGAGGATTTATTTGCTTCGTATGAAAAAGGAAAATACACCATGATTTTTCTTGATATTGAAATTGGAAAAAATGATGGTATAGAGGTTGCAGACAGAATCAGGAGAATTCCGGATCATGACGTCACTATAATGTTTGTAACGAATTATCCTGAATATATGCAGCAAAGTTTTGACGTAAGGGCAGCCCAGTTTTTTTCTAAACCCCTTAAATATGAAATATTTAAAGAAAAGATGAATAAAATATTAGATTACATGAGTTGTGAGGAAGATAAAAGAGTTATTGTCAACCAAAATAACAAAAAAATAATTATTTCGATATCGGATATTTGTACAATAGAGAGCGTAAAATCCATTAGGAGTAATAGTGATATTTTAATAACAACTATGAGTGGTGAATTATATGTAAAAGGAAAATTAAAAGAATTTAATAGTAAATATAAAAATATGCTATTATTTGCTCATCGGTCAATACTTGTAAATATTATGAATATATATAAGTGGATGGGAAATAGGATTGAAATGAGAAACGGACGTAATGTAAATATCAGTAGAAGTAATATGCCGATACTAAAGGAAGCGTTTGCTGAAAATGTGCTTAGGAGGATTGGAAGATAG